The DNA window AGCCGCTGCGCGTGCAGCGGGATCTCGAAGGCTCCGGGTGTCTCGAAGAACTCGATGTCGGCGGGGTCGTGGCCCAGCTCGCGCCAGCGGGTGACGAACGCCTCCCGCGCATGGTCGACGATGGATCGGTGCCAGGTGGCCTGGACGAAGGCGATGGTCATAGCCAAATGTTAGTGCCGGGCCCGGACGCCACATCCGCTCGCACCAGTGCCACGCTTCGGAACGTGCTCCCGCCCAGGTCGGCCCACCTGCTCCCGCCGGTCCAGGTACTGGAGATGTTTCGGCGGATCGTGTCGAGGCTTCGTCGCGCCTTGGACGAGGGGTGCCCAGCGCAGTTCCTCGATCACCGTCCGACGCCGGCTGCCCGTACCGGAATGCGATGCAACTCCACGTCCCCCAGCGTGCCGGCCTCGACCGTCGCGGTCATGTACGTGCAGTGCGGCTGTCGGCGTCGGTCGGTCGGCGAGCCCGGATTGAGCAGCCGGAGACCACTCGGCGTCGTGGTGTCCCACGGGATGTGGGAGTGACCGAACACCAACACGTCGGTGTCGGGATAGGCCGCGGCCATGCGCTTCTCGCGTCCGGTCGAGGCGCCGGTCTCGTGCACCACGGCCAGCCGAATCCCGTCGAGGGTCGCCCGCGCGATCTCCGGCAGCCGTGCCCGTAGGGCCGGTCCGTCGTTGTTGCCCCAGCACGCGATCAGCCGCTCGGCCCGGTCCTCGAGCTCGTCGAGCAACCCCACCTCGATCCAGTCGCCCGCGTGGACGACGACGTCGGCGCGGTCCACCTCGTCCCACACGACGGCCGGCAGGGAACGTGCCCGTGCGGGCACGTGGGTGTCGGCCAACAGCAACAACCTCATCCCTTCAGTGTGCCGCTCCCAGCTATTGGGTATTCCTCGGACATGACCGCTCCGACACATCCCCGGCTCGCCGTCGTCACCGGCGCAGACTCCGGTATGGGCAAGGCCACCGCCGAACTCCTCGCCTCAGAGGGGTACGACGTCGGCATCACCTTCCACACCGACGAGGCCGGCGCCGACGACACCCGCGCGGCCGTCGAACAGCGCGGACAACGCTGCTACGTCGCCCGTCAGGACCTGACGAGCCCGGACACCGCCGACACGATCGACCGCCTCGCGCAACAGCTCGGCGGCCTCGGGGTGCTGGTGAACAACGCCGGCACCGGACACCGGGACCGGGCGCTCGATCTGACCTACGACCAGTGGCGCGAAGTCCTCGCCACCGACCTCGACGGGCCGTTCCTGTGCTCGCAACGCGCGGCACGCCTGATGGTCGACGCCGGCCGGGGCGGCCGGATCGTCAACGTCACCAGCGTCCACGAACACGTGCCGCGTTTCGGCGCGTCCGCGTACTGCTCGGCGAAGGCCGGATTGGGGATGCTGACCCAGTGCCTCGCACTCGAACTCGCCCCGCACGGCATCACCGTCAATGCCGTCGCGCCGGGTGAGATCGCCACCCCGATGACCGGCATGGACGAAGCCGACGCCTTCCACGAAGACCGCCCGGGCAACCCGACCGGACGCCCCGGCCACGTCAACGAGATCGCTTCCGTCATCGCCTTCCTCGCGTCGCCCCGCTCGTCGTACCTGACGGGTCGCTCGATCCCGGTCGACGGGGGGCTGATGCTCATGGCCGCGCACGGGCACGACATGAACGACGGCAGCTGGCGCGAACTCTGACGTCGCCGCGCACCGACAACGCCACCCGAGACGCGGGGCCGGTTCGCGTCCCGGTGGGGTTACGGGGGAAGCTGTAACCATGACCTCCGAGACTTCTGCCAGCACCGAGGCTGCCCGCGCCCAGATCGGCGTCACCGGGCTCGCCGTCATGGGTTCCAACATCGCCCGCAACTTCGCCCGCCACGGACACACGGTGGCCCTGCACAATCGCAGCATCGCGAAGACGGACGCGCTCCTGGCCGAGCACGGCGACGACGGCGATTTCGTCCGCACCGAGACCATCGAGGAGTTCGTCGGCGCGCTGCAGAAGCCGCGCCGCGTGCTGATCATGGTCAAGGCCGGCGCCGCGACCGACGCGGTCATCGAGGAACTCGCCGACGCGATGGAGCCCGGTGACATCATCATCGACGGCGGCAACGCGCTGTACACCGACACGATCCGCCGCGAGGCGGCGTTGCGCGAGCGCGGCCTGCACTTCGTCGGCGCCGGCATCTCCGGCGGCGAGGAGGGCGCACTCAACGGCCCGTCGATCATGCCGGGCGGCCCCAAGGAGTCGTACGAGGCGCTCGGTCCGCTGCTCGAGTCCATCTCGGCGCACGTCGACGGCACTCCCTGCTGCACCCACATCGGCCCGGACGGTTCCGGCCACTTCGTGAAGATGGTGCACAACGGCATCGAGTACGCCGACATGCAGCTCATCGGCGAGGCGTACAACCTGTTCCGCGACGCGCTGGGCTTCGACGCCGAGCAGGTCGCCGACGTGTTCACCGAGTGGAACTCCGGCGACCTCGAGAGCTACCTGGTGGAGATCACCGCCGAGGTGCTGCGCCAGAAGGACGCCAAGACCGGCAAGGCGCTGGTCGACGTGATCGTCGACGCCGCCGAGCAGAAGGGCACCGGCCGGTGGACGGTCAAGTCCGCGCTCGACCTCGGGGTGCCGGTCACCGGCATCGCCGAGGCCGTGTTCGCCCGCGCGCTGTCCGGTTCACGTGAGCAGCGCAAGGCCGCGCAGGGCCTGGCGTCCGGCGACCTGGGAGCCAAGCCGACCGACGTCCAGCAGTTCACCGAGGACATCCGGCGCGCGCTGTACGCGTCCAAGATCGTTGCGTACGCGCAGGGCTTCGATCAGATCCGCGCCGGCAGCGAGGAGTACGGCTGGGATCTCACGCCCGGTGACCTCGCCACCATCTGGCGCGGCGGCTGCATCATCCGCGCCCGCTTCCTCAACCGGATCAAGGAGGCGTACGACACCAACCCGGACCTGACGTCGCTGATCGTCGAGCCGTACTTCCGCGAGGCGATCGAGAACGCGATCGACAGCTGGCGTCGGGTCGTCGTCACCGCCACCACGCTCGGCATCCCGGTGCCGGCGTTCGCGTCGTCGCTGTCCTACTACGACGGTCTGCGCGCCGAGCGACTGCCGGCAGCGCTCACCCAGGGTCAGCGCGACTTCTTCGGCGCCCACACCTACGAGCGTGTCGACATGCCGGGCAAGTTCCACACCCTCTGGAGTGGGGACCGCTCCGAGATCGAGGCCTGAGACTCCGACGACGCGACGGGGGCGGACGCTGCGGCGTCCGCCCCCGTCGCGTGTCAGGCGCCGTGCAGGCGCTGGTGGAGCCGGTGAACGTCCTCGACGAGTTCGGGGATCGGCCCCACCACGGTGACGGCCGGCGCCACCTCGCGGATCGGCAACGGACGCACCGGCGCCGGCGGCACCCCCATTT is part of the Rhodococcus sp. SGAir0479 genome and encodes:
- the gndA gene encoding NADP-dependent phosphogluconate dehydrogenase; translated protein: MTSETSASTEAARAQIGVTGLAVMGSNIARNFARHGHTVALHNRSIAKTDALLAEHGDDGDFVRTETIEEFVGALQKPRRVLIMVKAGAATDAVIEELADAMEPGDIIIDGGNALYTDTIRREAALRERGLHFVGAGISGGEEGALNGPSIMPGGPKESYEALGPLLESISAHVDGTPCCTHIGPDGSGHFVKMVHNGIEYADMQLIGEAYNLFRDALGFDAEQVADVFTEWNSGDLESYLVEITAEVLRQKDAKTGKALVDVIVDAAEQKGTGRWTVKSALDLGVPVTGIAEAVFARALSGSREQRKAAQGLASGDLGAKPTDVQQFTEDIRRALYASKIVAYAQGFDQIRAGSEEYGWDLTPGDLATIWRGGCIIRARFLNRIKEAYDTNPDLTSLIVEPYFREAIENAIDSWRRVVVTATTLGIPVPAFASSLSYYDGLRAERLPAALTQGQRDFFGAHTYERVDMPGKFHTLWSGDRSEIEA
- a CDS encoding metallophosphoesterase family protein; the protein is MRLLLLADTHVPARARSLPAVVWDEVDRADVVVHAGDWIEVGLLDELEDRAERLIACWGNNDGPALRARLPEIARATLDGIRLAVVHETGASTGREKRMAAAYPDTDVLVFGHSHIPWDTTTPSGLRLLNPGSPTDRRRQPHCTYMTATVEAGTLGDVELHRIPVRAAGVGR
- a CDS encoding SDR family oxidoreductase — translated: MTAPTHPRLAVVTGADSGMGKATAELLASEGYDVGITFHTDEAGADDTRAAVEQRGQRCYVARQDLTSPDTADTIDRLAQQLGGLGVLVNNAGTGHRDRALDLTYDQWREVLATDLDGPFLCSQRAARLMVDAGRGGRIVNVTSVHEHVPRFGASAYCSAKAGLGMLTQCLALELAPHGITVNAVAPGEIATPMTGMDEADAFHEDRPGNPTGRPGHVNEIASVIAFLASPRSSYLTGRSIPVDGGLMLMAAHGHDMNDGSWREL